A part of Liolophura sinensis isolate JHLJ2023 chromosome 1, CUHK_Ljap_v2, whole genome shotgun sequence genomic DNA contains:
- the LOC135482419 gene encoding death domain-containing protein 1-like isoform X1 yields MSAIPNTVPDPDQTIQSGKGKEKDRVESPRVRRQRKNSPDPSKSCSGNTAEEREVDKNPENEAQENSEEKSISPENSSSKETEDSETDERKFTTITSNGSESDRKEDTKQEGSVTGEGAKLQAEASRLKDVLADVGKFLQSANVFVREEFHTFQKMPLKSYSPQMSRLKDVVKTIVMTCQLFDSVSSECNKEMKTLRLAVDEMAEFLKKAVITEDLTVWLDLPPDAEEEQMRLAEERRAADKVRLSKAAEARAEVAKATTNIVEAEKCAALANVDLLETIAEATRAEEEAKLALKAAEEARIAAELKLKAEEEARCLAEERAKKKAEEEKRKAKEEERHLAELASKKGTSVTDERLAYAQKKAREEEEKKNPRNWPRFIYSIDPGDYDPGVGCVIRAVAGSVLRDEIIVNRVDSLADIAVLEESEELISNVIAVSSDKDISTEEPMSISIPHCGPRGHTSREPVIKTIDPSGKWVEVPTKDITFEDIRELKFVEARVHRLGTFMVVLRPKRDHLIFTKKGGKISSTTDPRVTLNVRPGMFRVNANVTLEVHPIDMAQVSDVKARFPSNCSDLLSSSPIVRFCIANRKLSKPINVTVPLPPSASRPRQRPATAVSRDRTDRSDKRPSTAKAILSSASSLQKQEEDSTPEENLYLLSRTNCSDQWSLVNGVPLTHQKNKDIVSFSMVDPYERFMVISTKTAVSELQAEKISERIEGALRQKTVCLILRQNNSDPGDVVLACTLMSQSDRLLQQLSEEDYDEGPPPSKPFIVKEGQIMEIRFRGNVQRQNSQEGLRFVYNSRIKCLMHFSVEEIDKFAQKSFDCYRGFAQVYTKVLVPVQEQSEEEKARNNHMQRNTAWEEGDTLLGELLISLPKPDPEPPKPLNTAPVTLKSEGPVDDDVLKRISEDLGDEWKRLAQCLNVRKMRIQAILRQNHNNDTQCSIHDMLLTWAKRLPRSVNKVEILASALVSVGRTDLAEDIRGKDYDIRQQRAQSAKDSHLRRVFVKIAQDVHVTKQWKALAKQMGLTLGEISQIEEYVGTGPDRCLHALRHWHNKMGNKATKTVLLKHLRICRFTQAVNVIQTVS; encoded by the exons ATGTCGGCCATACCAAACACGGTGCCGGACCCTGATCAGACCATTCAAAGCGGAAAAGGGAAGGAAAAAGATCGAGTGGAAAGCCCAAGAGTCAGGCGTCAGCGAAAAAACAGCCCAGATCCGAGCAAAAGCTGTAGCGGAAACACTGCAGAAGAGCGAGAAGTTGATAAAAATCCCGAAAATGAAGCACAGGAGAATTCCGAAGAAAAATCCATATCTCCGGAAAACTCGTCCTCAAAAGAGACCGAAGATTCGGAGACAGACGAAAGGAAATTTACCACAATCACAAGTAACGGTTCGGAATCAGATAGGAAGGAAGACACTAAACAAGAAGGCAGCGTTACGGGCGAAGGAGCCAAGTTACAAGCTGAAGCATCTAGGCTGAAAGACGTCTTGGCTGATGTTGGGAAGTTCCTGCAGAGTGCCAACGTCTTCGTCAGGGAGGAATTTCATACGTTTCAGAAGATGCCACTTAAAAGTTACTCTCCTCAGATGAGCCGTCTTAAGGATGTGGTGAAAACGATTGTAATGACATGTCAACTCTTTGATTCGGTTTCCTCTGAGTGTAACAAAGAGATGAAAACGCTGAGACTCGCTGTTGATGAAATGGCGGAGTTTCTGAAGAAGGCAGTGATAACGGAGGACTTGACGGTGTGGTTGGATTTACCCCCAGATGCAGAAGAAG AACAAATGCGACTAGCCGAGGAGCGCAGAGCAGCAGATAAAGTTCGACTCTCCAAAGCCGCCGAGGCAAGAGCGGAGGTCGCTAAAGCGACCACTAACATTGTGGAGGCTGAGAAATGTGCGGCATTGGCAAACGTTGACCTGTTAGAGACCATTGCTGAGGCCACGAGAGCAGAGGAGGAGGCCAAGCTGGCACTGAAGGCGGCCGAAGAAGCCAGGATTGCAGCCGAGTTAAAGCTCAAAGCGGAAGAAGAAGCCCGGTGTTTGGCAGAAGAAAGAGCAAAGAAGAAGGCAGAAGAAGAAAAACGAAAAGCGAAAGAAGAGGAGCGTCATCTTGCGGAATTGGCGTCCAAGAAAGGAACTTCCGTGACGGATGAGCGACTTGCTTACGCCCAGAAAAAGGCGagggaagaagaagaaaaaaagaatccTCGAAACTGGCCAAGATTTAT ttacagCATTGATCCAGGCGACTACGACCCTGGCGTAGGCTGTGTCATTCGGGCAGTTGCCGGAAGTGTATTACGCGACGAGATCATCGTGAACAGGGTCGACTCATTGGCTGATATTGCGGTTCTGGAGGAAAGTGAGGAGTTAATCAGCAATGTGATAGCTGTATCTTCGGACAAAGATATTAGC ACAGAGGAGCCGATGTCCATATCTATCCCTCATTGTGGCCCACGGGGGCACACGTCACGGGAACCTGTCATCAAGACGATTGACCCCTCAGGCAAATGGGTGGAAGTGCCTACCAAAGACATCACCTTTGAGGATATTAGG GAACTTAAGTTTGTGGAAGCGCGTGTCCATCGCCTCGGAACGTTCATGGTGGTGCTACGACCAAAACGAGACCACCTGATCTTCACGAAGAAAGGCGGTAAAATATCCTCCACCACTGACCCAAGAGTGACGCTGAACGTCAGGCCGGGCATGTTTCGGGTCAATGCCAACGTCACCTTAGAG GTTCATCCTATAGACATGGCCCAGGTTTCCGATGTGAAGGCTCGGTTTCCGTCAAACTGCTCAGACCTCCTCTCTTCCAGCCCCATCGTGCGCTTCTGTATTGCCAACCGGAAGCTTTCTAAGCCAATCAATGTGACAGTTCCTCTCCCGCCTTCGGCATCTAGACCTCGACAGCGACCCGCCACAGCTGTGTCACGTGACAGAACGGACAGAAGCGACAAGCGGCCGTCAACTGCGAAAGCCATTTTGTCGTCTGCGTCATCATTGCAGAAACAAGAAG AGGACAGCACCCCAGAAGAAAACCTGTATCTCCTTTCGCGGACAAACTGCAGCGACCAGTGGTCATTAGTTAACGGTGTCCCCTTGACGCACCAAAAGAACAAAGATATCGTTTCTTTCAGCATGGTAGATCCATATGAAAG GTTCATGGTCATTAGCACGAAAACGGCAGTGTCAGAACTACAGGCCGAGAAGATCAGTGAGCGCATAGAGGGCGCTCTTCGACAGAAGACAGTCTGTTTGATTCTACGTCAGAATAATTCCGATCCTGGTGACGTCGTGCTGGCCTGCACTTTGATGAGCCAATCAGATCGCTTGTTACAACAACTGTCTGAAGAGGACTATGACGAGGGACCGCCTCCAAGCAAACCGTTTATTGTCAAGGAAGGGCAAATAATGGAGATTCGCTTCCGAGGAAATGTTCAAAGACAAAACAGTCAGGAGGGACTCAGATTCGTTTACAACTCTCGGATAAAATGCTTGATGCACTTTTCAGTGGAAGAAATTGACAAATTTGCTCAAAAGAGTTTTGATTGCTATCGTGGATTTGCTCAAGTGTACACGAAAGTTTTGGTCCCTGTCCAAGAGCAATCGGAGGAGGAAAAGGCGCGTAACAACCATATGCAAAGAAACACTGCCTGGGAAGAAGGGGATACTTTACTGGGCGAGCTTTTGATTAGTCTGCCGAAG CCTGATCCGGAGCCACCCAAGCCCCTGAACACGGCGCCGGTCACTCTGAAGTCTGAAG GTCCTGTCGACGATGATGTCCTGAAGAGAATCTCAGAGGATCTAGGCGACGAGTGGAAGCGTCTTGCCCAGTGTCTCAACGTGAGGAAGATGCGAATCCAGGCTATACTGCGACAAAATCACAACAACGACACCCAGTGTTCCATACATGACATGCTGTTAACCTGGGCAAAGAGGCTGCCTAGATCCGTGAACAAG gtTGAGATTTTAGCCAGTGCCCTGGTGTCTGTGGGACGTACGGACCTAGCCGAAGATATCCGAGGAAAGGACTACGACATCAGGCAACAGCGCGCACAAAGTGCGAAAG aCTCTCATCTTCGCCGGGTGTTTGTGAAGATAGCACAAGACGTCCATGTGACAAAACAGTGGAAGGCACTGGCTAAGCAGATGGGGCTAACCCTTGGGGAGATCTCGCAGATTGAGGAGTATGTAGGGACGGGTCCTGATAGGTGCCTCCATGCCCTCCGCCACTGGCACAATAAGATGGGTAACAAGGCCACGAAAACAGTTCTCCTCAAACATCTGAGGATATGCCGGTTTACGCAGGCTGTCA ATGTGATTCAGACAGTGTCGTGA
- the LOC135482419 gene encoding uncharacterized protein LOC135482419 isoform X2, which translates to MSAIPNTVPDPDQTIQSGKGKEKDRVESPRVRRQRKNSPDPSKSCSGNTAEEREVDKNPENEAQENSEEKSISPENSSSKETEDSETDERKFTTITSNGSESDRKEDTKQEGSVTGEGAKLQAEASRLKDVLADVGKFLQSANVFVREEFHTFQKMPLKSYSPQMSRLKDVVKTIVMTCQLFDSVSSECNKEMKTLRLAVDEMAEFLKKAVITEDLTVWLDLPPDAEEEQMRLAEERRAADKVRLSKAAEARAEVAKATTNIVEAEKCAALANVDLLETIAEATRAEEEAKLALKAAEEARIAAELKLKAEEEARCLAEERAKKKAEEEKRKAKEEERHLAELASKKGTSVTDERLAYAQKKAREEEEKKNPRNWPRFIYSIDPGDYDPGVGCVIRAVAGSVLRDEIIVNRVDSLADIAVLEESEELISNVIAVSSDKDISTEEPMSISIPHCGPRGHTSREPVIKTIDPSGKWVEVPTKDITFEDIRVHPIDMAQVSDVKARFPSNCSDLLSSSPIVRFCIANRKLSKPINVTVPLPPSASRPRQRPATAVSRDRTDRSDKRPSTAKAILSSASSLQKQEEDSTPEENLYLLSRTNCSDQWSLVNGVPLTHQKNKDIVSFSMVDPYERFMVISTKTAVSELQAEKISERIEGALRQKTVCLILRQNNSDPGDVVLACTLMSQSDRLLQQLSEEDYDEGPPPSKPFIVKEGQIMEIRFRGNVQRQNSQEGLRFVYNSRIKCLMHFSVEEIDKFAQKSFDCYRGFAQVYTKVLVPVQEQSEEEKARNNHMQRNTAWEEGDTLLGELLISLPKPDPEPPKPLNTAPVTLKSEGPVDDDVLKRISEDLGDEWKRLAQCLNVRKMRIQAILRQNHNNDTQCSIHDMLLTWAKRLPRSVNKVEILASALVSVGRTDLAEDIRGKDYDIRQQRAQSAKDSHLRRVFVKIAQDVHVTKQWKALAKQMGLTLGEISQIEEYVGTGPDRCLHALRHWHNKMGNKATKTVLLKHLRICRFTQAVNVIQTVS; encoded by the exons ATGTCGGCCATACCAAACACGGTGCCGGACCCTGATCAGACCATTCAAAGCGGAAAAGGGAAGGAAAAAGATCGAGTGGAAAGCCCAAGAGTCAGGCGTCAGCGAAAAAACAGCCCAGATCCGAGCAAAAGCTGTAGCGGAAACACTGCAGAAGAGCGAGAAGTTGATAAAAATCCCGAAAATGAAGCACAGGAGAATTCCGAAGAAAAATCCATATCTCCGGAAAACTCGTCCTCAAAAGAGACCGAAGATTCGGAGACAGACGAAAGGAAATTTACCACAATCACAAGTAACGGTTCGGAATCAGATAGGAAGGAAGACACTAAACAAGAAGGCAGCGTTACGGGCGAAGGAGCCAAGTTACAAGCTGAAGCATCTAGGCTGAAAGACGTCTTGGCTGATGTTGGGAAGTTCCTGCAGAGTGCCAACGTCTTCGTCAGGGAGGAATTTCATACGTTTCAGAAGATGCCACTTAAAAGTTACTCTCCTCAGATGAGCCGTCTTAAGGATGTGGTGAAAACGATTGTAATGACATGTCAACTCTTTGATTCGGTTTCCTCTGAGTGTAACAAAGAGATGAAAACGCTGAGACTCGCTGTTGATGAAATGGCGGAGTTTCTGAAGAAGGCAGTGATAACGGAGGACTTGACGGTGTGGTTGGATTTACCCCCAGATGCAGAAGAAG AACAAATGCGACTAGCCGAGGAGCGCAGAGCAGCAGATAAAGTTCGACTCTCCAAAGCCGCCGAGGCAAGAGCGGAGGTCGCTAAAGCGACCACTAACATTGTGGAGGCTGAGAAATGTGCGGCATTGGCAAACGTTGACCTGTTAGAGACCATTGCTGAGGCCACGAGAGCAGAGGAGGAGGCCAAGCTGGCACTGAAGGCGGCCGAAGAAGCCAGGATTGCAGCCGAGTTAAAGCTCAAAGCGGAAGAAGAAGCCCGGTGTTTGGCAGAAGAAAGAGCAAAGAAGAAGGCAGAAGAAGAAAAACGAAAAGCGAAAGAAGAGGAGCGTCATCTTGCGGAATTGGCGTCCAAGAAAGGAACTTCCGTGACGGATGAGCGACTTGCTTACGCCCAGAAAAAGGCGagggaagaagaagaaaaaaagaatccTCGAAACTGGCCAAGATTTAT ttacagCATTGATCCAGGCGACTACGACCCTGGCGTAGGCTGTGTCATTCGGGCAGTTGCCGGAAGTGTATTACGCGACGAGATCATCGTGAACAGGGTCGACTCATTGGCTGATATTGCGGTTCTGGAGGAAAGTGAGGAGTTAATCAGCAATGTGATAGCTGTATCTTCGGACAAAGATATTAGC ACAGAGGAGCCGATGTCCATATCTATCCCTCATTGTGGCCCACGGGGGCACACGTCACGGGAACCTGTCATCAAGACGATTGACCCCTCAGGCAAATGGGTGGAAGTGCCTACCAAAGACATCACCTTTGAGGATATTAGG GTTCATCCTATAGACATGGCCCAGGTTTCCGATGTGAAGGCTCGGTTTCCGTCAAACTGCTCAGACCTCCTCTCTTCCAGCCCCATCGTGCGCTTCTGTATTGCCAACCGGAAGCTTTCTAAGCCAATCAATGTGACAGTTCCTCTCCCGCCTTCGGCATCTAGACCTCGACAGCGACCCGCCACAGCTGTGTCACGTGACAGAACGGACAGAAGCGACAAGCGGCCGTCAACTGCGAAAGCCATTTTGTCGTCTGCGTCATCATTGCAGAAACAAGAAG AGGACAGCACCCCAGAAGAAAACCTGTATCTCCTTTCGCGGACAAACTGCAGCGACCAGTGGTCATTAGTTAACGGTGTCCCCTTGACGCACCAAAAGAACAAAGATATCGTTTCTTTCAGCATGGTAGATCCATATGAAAG GTTCATGGTCATTAGCACGAAAACGGCAGTGTCAGAACTACAGGCCGAGAAGATCAGTGAGCGCATAGAGGGCGCTCTTCGACAGAAGACAGTCTGTTTGATTCTACGTCAGAATAATTCCGATCCTGGTGACGTCGTGCTGGCCTGCACTTTGATGAGCCAATCAGATCGCTTGTTACAACAACTGTCTGAAGAGGACTATGACGAGGGACCGCCTCCAAGCAAACCGTTTATTGTCAAGGAAGGGCAAATAATGGAGATTCGCTTCCGAGGAAATGTTCAAAGACAAAACAGTCAGGAGGGACTCAGATTCGTTTACAACTCTCGGATAAAATGCTTGATGCACTTTTCAGTGGAAGAAATTGACAAATTTGCTCAAAAGAGTTTTGATTGCTATCGTGGATTTGCTCAAGTGTACACGAAAGTTTTGGTCCCTGTCCAAGAGCAATCGGAGGAGGAAAAGGCGCGTAACAACCATATGCAAAGAAACACTGCCTGGGAAGAAGGGGATACTTTACTGGGCGAGCTTTTGATTAGTCTGCCGAAG CCTGATCCGGAGCCACCCAAGCCCCTGAACACGGCGCCGGTCACTCTGAAGTCTGAAG GTCCTGTCGACGATGATGTCCTGAAGAGAATCTCAGAGGATCTAGGCGACGAGTGGAAGCGTCTTGCCCAGTGTCTCAACGTGAGGAAGATGCGAATCCAGGCTATACTGCGACAAAATCACAACAACGACACCCAGTGTTCCATACATGACATGCTGTTAACCTGGGCAAAGAGGCTGCCTAGATCCGTGAACAAG gtTGAGATTTTAGCCAGTGCCCTGGTGTCTGTGGGACGTACGGACCTAGCCGAAGATATCCGAGGAAAGGACTACGACATCAGGCAACAGCGCGCACAAAGTGCGAAAG aCTCTCATCTTCGCCGGGTGTTTGTGAAGATAGCACAAGACGTCCATGTGACAAAACAGTGGAAGGCACTGGCTAAGCAGATGGGGCTAACCCTTGGGGAGATCTCGCAGATTGAGGAGTATGTAGGGACGGGTCCTGATAGGTGCCTCCATGCCCTCCGCCACTGGCACAATAAGATGGGTAACAAGGCCACGAAAACAGTTCTCCTCAAACATCTGAGGATATGCCGGTTTACGCAGGCTGTCA ATGTGATTCAGACAGTGTCGTGA